One segment of Capricornis sumatraensis isolate serow.1 chromosome 23, serow.2, whole genome shotgun sequence DNA contains the following:
- the SLC25A28 gene encoding mitoferrin-2 isoform X2, whose amino-acid sequence MKSAAGCVATLLHDAAMNPVEVVKQRMQVYNSPYRRVADCVRAVWRNEGAGAFYRSYTTQLTMNVPFQAIHFMTYEFLQEHFNPQRRYNPSSHVLSGACAGAVAAAATTPLDVCKTLLNTQESLALNSNLTGHITGMASAFRTVYQVGGVTAYFRGVQARVIYQIPSTAIAWSVYEFFKYLITKRQEEWRAGK is encoded by the exons atgaaaa GTGCAGCTGGGTGTGTGGCAACATTACTTCATGATGCTGCCATGAATCCAGTGGAAG TGGTCAAGCAGAGGATGCAAGTGTACAACTCTCCGTACCGCCGGGTGGCAGACTGTGTCCGGGCAGTGTGGCGGAACGAGGGGGCCGGGGCCTTCTACCGCAGCTACACCACCCAGCTCACAATGAACGTGCCCTTCCAAGCCATCCACTTCATGACCTACGAGTTCCTGCAGGAGCACTTTAACCCCCAGAGACGGTACAACCCCAGCTCCCACGTCCTCTCCGGAGCCTGTGCAGGAGCTGTAGCTGCCGCTGCCACAACCCCACTGGACGTTTGCAAAACACTGCTCAACACCCAGGAATCCCTGGCCTTGAACTCCAACCTTACAGGACATATCACAGGCATGGCTAGTGCCTTCAGGACGGTGTATCAAGTAGGCGGGGTGACTGCCTACTTCCGAGGGGTGCAGGCTAGAGTCATTTACCAGATCCCCTCCACAGCCATCGCTTGGTCTGTGTACGAGTTCTTCAAATACCTGATCACTaaaaggcaagaagagtggagggCAGGCAAGTGA
- the SLC25A28 gene encoding mitoferrin-2 isoform X1, whose amino-acid sequence MELEGRGAGGVAGGPAAGPGRSPGESALLDGWLQRGVGRGASGGEAGACRPPVRQDPDSGPDYEALPAGTTVTTHMVAGAVAGILEHCVMYPVDCVKTRMQSLQPDPAARYRNVLEALWRIIRTEGLWRPMRGLNVTATGAGPAHALYFACYEKLKKTLSDVIHPGGNSHIANGAAGCVATLLHDAAMNPVEVVKQRMQVYNSPYRRVADCVRAVWRNEGAGAFYRSYTTQLTMNVPFQAIHFMTYEFLQEHFNPQRRYNPSSHVLSGACAGAVAAAATTPLDVCKTLLNTQESLALNSNLTGHITGMASAFRTVYQVGGVTAYFRGVQARVIYQIPSTAIAWSVYEFFKYLITKRQEEWRAGK is encoded by the exons ATGGAGTTGGAGGGGCGGGGTGCTGGCGGTGTGGCGGGGGGGCCGGCGGCTGGGCCGGGGCGGAGCCCCGGGGAGTCGGCGCTGCTGGACGGGTGGCTGCAGCGGGGCGTGGGCCGGGGGGCCAGCGGCGGGGAGGCCGGGGCCTGCAGGCCCCCTGTACGACAGGATCCGGACTCCGGCCCGGACTACGAGGCGCTGCCGGCTGGAACCACTGTCACCACGCACATGGTGGCGGGCGCCGTGGCAGGGATCCTGGAGCACTGCGTGATGTACCCCGTCGACTGCGTCAAG ACCCGGATGCAGAGCCTACAGCCGGATCCAGCCGCCCGCTACCGCAATGTGTTGGAGGCCCTCTGGAGGATTATAAGAACGGAGGGCCTGTGGAGGCCCATGCGCGGCCTGAACGTCACAGCAACAGGCGCAGGGCCTGCCCACGCCCTCTATTTTGCCTgctatgaaaagttaaaaaagacaTTGAGTGATGTAATCCACCCTGGGGGCAATAGCCATATTGCCAATG GTGCAGCTGGGTGTGTGGCAACATTACTTCATGATGCTGCCATGAATCCAGTGGAAG TGGTCAAGCAGAGGATGCAAGTGTACAACTCTCCGTACCGCCGGGTGGCAGACTGTGTCCGGGCAGTGTGGCGGAACGAGGGGGCCGGGGCCTTCTACCGCAGCTACACCACCCAGCTCACAATGAACGTGCCCTTCCAAGCCATCCACTTCATGACCTACGAGTTCCTGCAGGAGCACTTTAACCCCCAGAGACGGTACAACCCCAGCTCCCACGTCCTCTCCGGAGCCTGTGCAGGAGCTGTAGCTGCCGCTGCCACAACCCCACTGGACGTTTGCAAAACACTGCTCAACACCCAGGAATCCCTGGCCTTGAACTCCAACCTTACAGGACATATCACAGGCATGGCTAGTGCCTTCAGGACGGTGTATCAAGTAGGCGGGGTGACTGCCTACTTCCGAGGGGTGCAGGCTAGAGTCATTTACCAGATCCCCTCCACAGCCATCGCTTGGTCTGTGTACGAGTTCTTCAAATACCTGATCACTaaaaggcaagaagagtggagggCAGGCAAGTGA